The Syngnathoides biaculeatus isolate LvHL_M chromosome 1, ASM1980259v1, whole genome shotgun sequence region ACCACCCCATAATGACTTGTTGATAtttttgcagattaaaaaagaaactgaaataGATATTATACAGGATTCAGATCCTTGCTCTGACAGTCATATTTAACTGTGGTGCTGGCCATTTCTTCTGATGATCTTTGATGGTTCTACACCTTTATTGCTGTTTGATTACACTGATTTGGACATGGTTTCAGATGCTACACACCTTTATATATAAAACAgaggtgtcaaacaaatttttgtcacgggccacattttacttagtTTCCcccagagggctgttatgactgtggaaccataaaaatctttaaccgcctcatcatatttatacaaatTTATGAAccatttttggaatcagaagtccAGAGTAATAGGTTTTTAAACTACTGCTTGTGATATCTCAACATTACATGACATTTGACGTTTTGATACTGATCTGAACcataatcatggaagttgatacatatTTACCTTGAGGTGGCCATAAAAAACCATGcagtgggctggatctggccccttgtttgacacctgtgttacAAGACCTTAAAGCTCACAGTGCAcatcagagcaaatgagaatcatgtaGTCAAAGGAGCTACCTGAAGAGCTCAAAGACAAAATTATGACAAGACATATTTCTgaccaaggttacaaaaaaaaatctgctgcatTTAAGGTTCCCTCTATAATCCTTAAATGACGTTTGGGACAACTAGAACTTTTCCTAGAGCTGCCCATCTGGCAAAACTGAACAATCAAAGGAAAAAAGCCTTGGTCAGAAAGAGGTAacgaagaacccaaagatcactatGGCTGAGATCCAGAGATCCAGTCGAGATCCAATCATGAGATGGGAGAAAGTCCTAGAAAGTCAACCAGCTCTGTCACTGAAGCCCCTCACGTTCAGGGCATTACGGCAGAGTGGCCTGACAGAAGCCTCTCCTGAGTGCAAAACACATGAATGCCTGTATAGAAGTTGCAgggggggaacaaaaacaaacatctgaaGAACTTGAAGATTGTGAAAAATAAGGTTCAGTGGTCTGAGACCAAGAGAGAATGTTTTGTCCATAATTCTAAGTGGTGTGTGTGGAGaatgtggagaaaaccaggTACAGCTCATCACCTATTTAGTACAGTCCcagcagtgaagcatggtgggggcagaatcatgctgtgggggtgtttttcaggtTTAGGGACAGGACAACTGATTGCAATCGTAGGAAAGATGAATGCGGTCAAGTATAGGAATAGCCTTGAGTAAAACCTTCTGCGGAGTGCTTAGGACCTCTGACTGAGCCAAAGTTTCCCCTTTGAACCAGACAATGACACAAAGTGCACAGCTAAAATAACGGAGTgacttcagaacaactctgtgacTGTTCTTAAAGGTCCACcatcataaaatgcatgatttttagtatgttattaatggggggaaaaaggcagatggaatggacccatctgttttttcaccacaaaacaagattttgatgtatatggctttttgtaactcccgccatgaaaatcctcccgagggatttgtttttgagaagaagcaggaagtgacgttacaGCAGCAGCGCACTTAGGCTGgctcgtctgtttctactagtttacctgctggaaggtagctcgttgttccttcatgttagctaaaatgccagctcgttgtattgctggatattgttcgaacactcaggaggatggatttacttttcatactttttttcatgtttaagtGATCCATTAGTTGCTTTTCACATAGAAATTAATACACTCATCCAAGTACCTTTCGAAATTATAACCTTGGGAAATAGTTGTCATACATTCCAAGACCATTGGATCTTTTGTATTTCTAACAATATATCAGTATGAATTTGCTTTTAAGACAAAGCTACAGTTCTGTCAGCTTAGCATTTTAAAGTTATTTGGATAGTAACCCTACCATGTAAAATCAAGAATTCCATCATTATGGTAATTTTGGTGCGATTAAATTTCTGAACTTTAATGTCTATGAGTGGACAAACTTTGAAATTATAAATTTTACAATCTTACgctgtttgaatatttttgacctttgtgtttattattttagCATACACAGATGGATCCCAAGCAACATTGATCCTACTTGGGCTTTGTCTTCTTTCAGGTGACACATGGACAGAGACTTTGGCATATGTGATGTTTTGGGGCGCATGCAGTGCGATTACAGCTACAATCATCCTCTTTAATGGGCAAGACTTTGTGGATGCTCCTAAACTTGTACATAAAGAGAAAATGGACTGAGTTGTGATTGTGCATCTTAGGGTAAAGGATATAACAGCTTGCGTACGAGACTAAGACATCTTGTCaacattatttttctctttccacATATGAAGACTAGACTGTTGTCTGATCTGTCCTGActtccctccatttttttttttgtgctttacaGAGGCTAAAATTTAGAATATGTCTGCTCTGTTCCATAAAGCCTATCGGTAATTTTTTACAGATTTTCCTGATTGGTCAACATTTATGTGGAGACAAAGTACTGTCAACTGCCACTATTACTCTATTCTTCACACATCCTCTTTTATGTGAACTGtacttcaggattttttttgtgtcattataATTTTGTGTATACAGTAAATCCTCACTAAACGTGGGCATACAGACCAAGCCTTGCCGTGAAAAGCTAAAATCCACAAATAAGTGACACCACTCCTTAAAAGCACTTGTAACTGCATATAGATGGTACAAAATgactccttttttcccccaaatgaaGCTCTGCATATGTCTTCAAAATTTCCTTGGTACCTTGATACCAGCTCATGCCAAACCAATACAGTTAttgctttggcctgagcacaaaaaaaaacacaacacatgaGTTTTCCAGTGTATGATAGGTTCCCTTAAAAATATCAGTGAGTAGGTGAATTGGCAAATACTGAACCATAACTATACCAGGGTTCACTCTATTACTAAAATCTAGTATTTTGTTCAATCGTGGATTAAAATTGTGCCTCTTCAGTGTCTTGCTGCTAACAGGTGCCTTTGAGGCATCTGTAcaccatttgggaaaaaaatatataagcatttaaaaaatggtaaTTAGATTGGAGCAAGATGCATGTAGTTCTGAAACAAATCAAGTGATAGataatttattttgtcatgGTGTATCATGGTGATTCCCAAGAACATATATCTAAAAATTACTTTAGACTAATGTCTTTTAGCACATGACTAAATATGACACTTCTATGAAACCTTTGCATCTTTTAAGTTATATAGTATTATTAAATTTGAACTATTAGAAGTACTGAACATTAAAATCATTTCGTACATGAGTTTTTTAACTGCTATATTTATATtcaatcttttttcccccctgtatATGTAGTAACATAACTACAAGGATACAGTGCAGTCTTCTAAATATTCAAAGTAATTCCctaattgttttaatttaacaGGATTTTGCACACTTATAGTGAATAtttgcacacacaaaatcatgatttGCTAACTAATATTTTGAAGAAGCTATTCAATTGCGTAGTTCCTCAACCTGATAGATGAATAATGAATTAttgtattataaacaaaagAATAGAGGAACTAGTTTTCCATccttatttgcacagaaagctTCATATTCTTCAAACCAGATGTTTCTGTATACTGCATAACGTTacacattttctttcctttggTTCCCTATGTCAAAATTGTGTGACTTCATTTAGGGTTTGTATTCAGAGTCCTGTGTTTTGTGTTGTACTTATATTGACGTACCATatactatatacagtacagtgtaaTAAATACATTCATGTACTGCATTACTATAGCTTGTATGTTATGTGATCATACAGTATTTGGTATGTGATTCAGTGTCACTGctattccaaatatttttttgtgaatttattttgctAAATTTTAAGTGTTGAGCTAGTAAATTACATTAACTTGGAAATATGCAGAAATCCGATGGTATCACAGATCTCTTTCTGGATTTATggtatctttttattttccttagcAGACATCACTACTTATAAATTCAGTTAAGACTTCATGGAtttgtttatactgtatattggacAATAAACTACTGTAAACTGACTTTTTGGCAGTCTTCTGTTTAACTATTTTTTGGCTACTTAAATACATAATTCAATAGAGCTCTAATTTTCATGTAATCTGATCAATAACGGTAAAGACAAAGGTCTgctgaatttccttttgaaaatcaattttattgagtattttaatttttggtaATTATCCATCAAAGGTtataattcattcatcttctgtactgcttatcttcactagggtcgcagaTATGCAGGACCTTATTTTTGTCAAAGgtatacaaaataagaaaaaagaagaaaagattgattttctctcgatttttctttttctctgatttttttcaagtatttattaCCAAATTATGGTGGGAAATatctggacaaaaacaaaagtttatcTCAATACTTTATTTAGCATTTGTTGGTAATGACTgaggtcacatttttttaattaattcttatgATTTTCACTCACTTGCTGGTATTTTGGCTCAATCCTCCATGCACATCTCATCAAGAGCAGTGATGTTTTGGAGCTGTCGCAGGACGACAACACAGATTTTAAACTCTCTGTAAAGGTTTTCTATGGGTTGAgatctgaagactggctaggccactccaaGACCTTGAGATGCTTCTTATAAAGCCACTTTGTTGACCAAGTGGTATTTTGGGGATCATTATCTTAATGAAAGCCACATTTCATCTTCAAATGCCCTTTCAGATGGAAGGCAGTTTTCACCCAAATCTCTCGATACATGGCCctattcattttttccatttgtatggATCAGTCATCCTGGTCCCTCTGTAGAAAAACTTCCCCAAAGGAAGATGTttccacccctatgcttcactgCAAGTATGGCATTCTTTGGATGCAACTCAGCATTTTTTCTCTCCTCCAAACATGTACAAGTTgagtttttaccaaaaagttATAGTTTAGTTTCATTTGACCATATGATATTTTTCCTATCCTCTTCTAGATCATCCAAATTTTCGTGAGCAAACTTCAGACTGGCCTGGACACGCACtggcttaaagtgccactgatacctaaaacatgaaatttagtatgttgttaaccccgccacccaaaaaaaaaaaatcaaccagaaTGGACTcatgtttgttcacagcacatcagaatgtcaacgtatattgatttttttttttttttttttttttttttttttttctcctccaactcccaccatgaaaagtctctaggattttgtgttgaagaagaaccaggaagtgcctttttttttttttttttgcagtagcggggTCGAGTGTATTGTACAAGCGAGAAATTACATCttcgttagccaaaatgccagctcgttgtattaattgattttgctcaaacactcgggaggatggattcactcttcacatatttccaaaagacccaattcGTTGTCaataatggattgcacaggtgcaaaggacaagagctttgtgtgttccaaatgacaggtaggtgtgtatagagctattaaaagaaaataatagctTGGGGGGACTAATTCATCttagtttatagcatatgttatgtgtgattttagaataaatccccttggtcaaaccagaaaaatataacagcacttaatcacacacaatacaagacaaaaaaacaacaacaaaatagaagAACAAAGACAGTtgagtagcgtgtaacacgtacaggctaactagccaaacgacgtgTATTCACCAAACcggaacaaatgttatttccgggaaatgttccaggaaggcagtgtacttgtccgaaagtagcagtaataataaaaagatcCGTGCGCGCCCGTTGACgcaatccttctctcagaacgtaacaagagatctgcgtcataataacttaatagtACGCAAGTCAGgaatgctaaatgtgtcgttAGCCGCTGTTCACCCGTGGCCCCGACGCAGAGGTGGGTCGGCGGGGAGAAGGGAGCCAACTTTTTTGGActtgtattatcatcaaagtgattgatattatatgtagttttttttacaatgtatatttttgtgtcatttgctCTTTAAGCAAGGGGACAGGTATGAAACTACAGGATTAGAGTACCTGGCGGTGTAGTGTCTTACCAATGGTAGCCTTTGTTACcggtgaagaaactggtccaagcggggtggaacagttggcggaaggtgtctgatgttctatgtaacaagagtctccgctaggatgaagggcaaagtctataaaacaatggtgaggccggccatgatgggacggattagagacggtggcactgaagaaacaacaggaagcagaacttgaggtagcagaaacgaagatgttgacattctcgctcggagtgagtaggttggataggattagaaatgaggtcattagagggacagccaaagttggatgttttggagacaaggttagagagagcagacttcgatgatttggacatgtccagaggcaagagagggagtttattagtagaagggtgctgaagatggcgcttccaggcaaaagagcgagaggaagaccaaagaaaaggttggtggatgttgtgagggaggacatgaagactgtaggggttagagaggaagatgcatgagagaggtttagatggaaaaagatgacacgctgtggcgactcctaattgaaacaagccaaaaggaaaagaagaagaagactagtttcctctcacatcctaaaaacatgcaacattaattggacactctaaattgcatctaggtatgattgtgagtgcgattgtctctgtgtcctgcgattggctggaaaccagtccagggtgtaccctgcctcctgtccgttgacagatgagatagggtccagcactccccgcgacccttgttaaGAAAACCGGCTATGAAAatgcctggatggatggatggatgaatactggAGCTGATTTTAGAAATTTGGATTTGTGAAAGTTAAATTTACCTCACAAAATGATGTAAATAATTTTGCACAGTTTTTTATCGTTAGACtcataaaatgtaatatttttcttcCCAATTGTAACCATACGtttagttttacaaaaaaaaaagtatgtttcaATTACCTTCCAGAATGTAGCACTCAAGGGCAACTCATAAAGTACGTACTTTTTCTTTCACTCCGGCCCAAGTACTGCATGACGCATTTCCTCTCCGGGTGACGTCAGCACGTACAGTCAGCTCGAGCGTTTTGTCGTCTCCCAGTTCTTGTTAGCATGTGTATCCCAATACCTTTGTTTcttaaaatttgatttgcttCATAAATTCCTTTTCGAAACTCTACATTGTTGACGGGACCATGAGTACATTGTGGATGGGGAACGTAAGAtcatagctgttttttttatatcgtGATAAGTGGGAAAAGCAGCACGGCGGACATTTTAGCTAATCTCCGTACGTAGTTTGACTGGGAGCACAATATATTTGTTTGCAAAAGCTATTTAGACAGCTAACTTTCTAACTTGACCCCactttgtcgaaaaaaaaaatacttgacagTCTTAACGTCATAGAGTTGTGAGTTGTTTGTCTTAACGTCATAGagttgtgagatgtttgtcACATAGTATCACAAGTTGCTGCTTTCACCTAATAGCCACTCTGTGCTCCCGATAAAACATCTTAAGCTACATGGTTTTAATGTTTAGGTATACCTGCGCAATATTAATGAAACTTGCAACAGAGTTCCTTAACACACTAGCTTAATTGAGCTACCGACATTTTAGAAACCTACCCCTTGTTAAAAACTGCAACCACATTTAGATATTTGGGACCCTTTGAAATAGGTCCAACCAACCTAAATAGAAAATACGTACTCTTTTCAGTCATTCTGTGGTTTTCTGAATTTTAATCaattttctctccctctctgtttTTCTGACCACATTTGCTCACACTGTTTCGTTAATaaatttgataaaaacaaaacaacctaaACAAATACAGACACAAGCTTACACAAATGCATATCTTGGAAAatataggtttccaatgacgtcaccacagttcTTAGACCAATCGggtaaattaacgatagaaaaaaaaattcaagctttaactatcacctgtgttctttgacctctgtgacacacaagatggtgtaattggaaacctatccattgtggAGTGTCTTTACCTAAAACCATCCACATTGTGATAACGTGACCTCGTTTAATTGCTCATCTGAATCCTCTGACCTCATTTAATGGCTCATCTGAAAGCTGTTTCTATGCTACTCTGCAGTTGGACTCCTATATGGACGAAAAGTTCATTACCAGAGCTTTCTCTACTATGGGTGAGCAGGCAGTCAGTGTTCGGATCATACGCAGCAAGATAACGGGGTGAGAGTCTAAGCTTTgcatatctttttttgttgttgttgtcgtaccTGTGAGTGTAATTGAACTTTTAACAGCGCGCCGTCATCAAGCAGCGCTCTGGGGTACTGTTTTGTGGAAATGGCAGATGAGGCAACAGCTGAGAGGTGTCTTCGTAAAATCAATGGAAAATCATTACCAGGATCCAGTCCGGTATGAACAATTGTTGGGGAATATATTAATTTCTGGTCAGGTGACATATTTCACTATTTCCTACAGCCAACAAGATTCAAGTTAAACCGAGCCACATTTGGGAAACAAGAAACTGGGTGAGATAAATGAAGAATCAGAATTTCGACTAACTTGAAAGTGACAGGACCACATGAGGCCAACTATTACTAATTTTTATGTGGACATATTGTGTGTTGTCATAACCAACCCCTTTTCGTCTTTTGTAGTCAGATGTACTCTTTGTTTGTGGGAGATCTTACCCCAGAGGTAGACGATGGAATGCTGTATGAGTTCTTCTACAATCGCTTCCCTTCCTGTCGGGGAGGAAAAGTAGTGCTGGACAGCATGGGAAACTCCAAGTAAGGCCTGGTACACTCATAAAGACTTTtcagattagatttttttttttttttttagtatttgacAGACCCCACACATAATGATAAAAGAACATTTAACAGTTTTGGTCATATTGTGCGTGGTGTGTTCCGATAACACTAAACACCACACACAAAGAATCTCTTCAAACGCTGAAGTCCAAATCTCACATGGTCACAATCGGTACCACAAAACCGAAGAATAACTTTGCGATGTTTCCTGGATGTTCCCAAATTTTTCCAGAGCCAGGAAATTTATAGAAATGCCTTGTCCACATAAAGCCActtgctttggaaaataattCTTGCCTAACAtacttttatttggaaaaaaacaacatcgaGTAagatgtgtgtttttatttacagtcaATTCCTTTTGTTGAGTCATGGCACTTCTTTACTGGCtatatatattctgttgtaCATAATTCACAGTGTCATGACTTGGGAGAAGTCGACTGTCCTCACCTTTTCATCATAAATATTGCATACTTTCATTATTTAAGATTGTCGGACACGGCCTGTTTCGGACCCCAAAATCTGCAAGAATCCACCCTTAACACACATCAAACCTCAGGACAATCTTATAGGATAATGTTATAAGACTTAGAATTGTCTGGTGTTTGACGTGCTTGGACGGGAAAGGGCAAAATCAGCACAAAAACATGCTGGTTGTCTTTATGTGTGTACCAGGCCTACGTTTCGTCAACGTCACTACTATATGTAGCGATACCCAATAGAACTTAGAGGACATACTAGAGGACTAACTATGTATTGAACAAGTATTAGGCATTCACTGAAAATGATAAATGGTGGagaattttatgtatttttttctgaataagttgtattaataaaaaaacaatttcaataatACGACTTCATaagaaattttgtttttgaatagaaaaaaaatgtactacgAGAGAATAGTAAAAAGTGAGCCTATTACAACAGCTACATTTCTGAAGCGATCCTACTGAAGTTCTCTcttgaaaaatattaaacagtGTCTCCAAGTAGGTGAACAATGTTTCTTCAAATGTATCTTCTGAAACATTGTAAACGGTGCTCAATTCCTTGGGGTTGTTGTCACAATATCAGAATTATGACTTTTATATTATACCTGTATACAGTATCTACGTGCAGATGTTATCATGTCAAATACCTAGTATATATTTAGTGAAATCTTTATTTAACCATTCTTATCAATATCCTCTGAATTGCCTTTTAAATTAAGTTCAACACTTTTGAACATAAAATTGTTTTACTGCTGCTGATATTTGTAGCCTTGTCTAAAATACAAATAGTGTTTCACGAaggtttatttttgtatcaGAAGTGGGGGGAGTCATAAAACACATGTGACCCCTGGAGATTATTCTGAATCTATGTCTCCTGTTAAGACTGTGACGTTTATTGCCTTGCACTGGGTTGTAATAGTATGTTTCCAAATCTAAATTTAAACtaatgtacattgaaattgagacattccatgttttttgtaGGGGTTGCGGCTTTGTTCAGTTCCCAGATGAGCGCCTGCAGAAGCGAGCACTGGATGAGTGTCAGGGAGCTGTGGGACTTGGTGGTAAACCTCTGCGACTAAGCTTAGCAGCTAACAAGTAAGTTTGTTTtagggctgtttaaaaaaataaaaaaaattgtaaaaactcATTAATTAATACTGAACTCATGGGGTATTAATTCTAACAAATACGCTGGGGAAGCAAACGAAAAGATGTAAACTAAACTCTATTGTGTTGGGTATACAGAGCTGTGAAATGTTATTGATCATCCGTAATTTGTATGCGAACTCATTATGCCTGTAACACTCATTGTTCTGGATTAAGGCATCCAATCAATCACTCAGTACAGCGCTGTTTCATCCTTGAGTAGTAATAATGCTCAAGATCCTGGCCAATAcaaatttcacaaatgaattCAGGGCATCTACATTGAACAGTTGCCCAACCTCCCTGCTTTCTGCTGTTTGTATCGTTGGCTGCTATTTTGCACTTCGCCAGCTACAGCTTGCAGTTAAACGATGTAGAGCCATAAATTTGATCCATGTTCGGCGTCAACACAGCGCAAGTAAGTAATCATCTCTGGCAGCCTTTCatttgaagtcagctgggatagggtccagcatgcCCCTAGACCCGgaccaggataagcggtgttgcaaatggaaggatggaaatggcagagTGCCAGTCTTTCCAACACCGGTATTTAAACAAGAAAATGTACCTCATGGAGAAACAGGATGCAAGAATTTGGGACTGTTTGCTATTACTCACTCTGAGCGATGGTCATAGATACCTTAGCACGTGTTACCATTAGCTCGCGTTACCATTCACACGGGTTAGCATCCATTAGCAGACCAATCTGGAAATCGGCGgggttgtaaaattaaaaaaacaaaacacctgaaTGCAAAACAGTAACTCACTTAATATCAAAGTGAATCAAAAAGGTCAGCTGTTTGTCATTGCTACTCCAGAAGCCACTAAGGATTAGTTAGTTAGAATTAGATAGTTTTCATTTACAATCGAAGAAATCAAATGCACACGGCTtgagctctggtaccagtccacATGAGAGGGGACAGTTCCTAACTGTTTATGCCTATGCATCAAACAACATTTCAGACTACCCACCCTTTTTAGAGTTCTTAGAGGGAGTCCTGGAGAGTGCTGCTATGTTttccatcgttctgctggggcACTTGAATGCTCACAtggacaatgacagtgaaacctgGAAGGGTGTAATTGAGTTGAACGGCCCCCTCCTATCAGAACCCgattggtgttctgttactgaacttttgtgctcatcatgggttgtccataacaaacaccttgttaaggcataagggtgtccacatgtgcactttgCACAAGGACACCATTTGTCACAGTTAGATGATCGACTTTCTGGTTCTGTCATCAGACTCTCCGCATGTCTGTCACTCTGGTGAAGAGGGCGGTGGAGCTGTCACCTGATCACCACCTGCTGCCGAGTTGGCTTTGTTGGTGGGTGAACTAGCTGGTGCGAAGcagcaggcccaaacgtattctGCGGGTCTGCTGTGGAATGCAACTTTGGtagtcgctgaggcaaaaactcgaCATCGGAGGTGTTTGGTGAGGCCAAGGAGAACAGCTTCAAAACTGCtttgaagaaattctggtccaccatctggcatcccaggaggaggaagcagtgaactgtcaacactgtatagtgaggatggggcgctgctgacctcaagtaTGGACTTCGTGAGTCTTTGTGGAGagtacttcaaagacctcctcaattccattgAACCGCATATAAAATagtgtttgaagtgcatgttttgtcaattttgtcATTGCTTCATTTTTTCAGTACTATGCTTTATCATTCAGTCTACATTTGTAGCCTACCCTACATATAATCTCAGATGACAAGGCATCTTTTCTGAGCAGAACACATTTATTCAcaaacgatggaaaaaaaaatattttcatgtttggCGGTGAAAGTTTATCAACTGGTTTATTTTAACAGTTGAGTGAATGCAGTTTTACCCCTGAACCAACTTACCACACTAAACAAACTCAAGTGGGGGCtatgaaaaacatattttcgtCATATCATACtactttgaaattaaaaaaaattaataaaaatgaaagaaaatgcacaTTGGCGTATTTAGATAAGACATCGGTGCTCTCATCTACTGCAATTGAAAATGCGATAAATGACTTTTCTCTTTCAGTTGACTGCTCATGTCACTTGAGAGGTCCGTCACCCGATCTGCGACAGTGTTACTTGTTAGACTGATATTGGCAAAGGCAGGTCGCTTATCAGGACACACGACTTTTGCAGCCTTTAGCATGCAGGTTTTTACAAACTCCCCATCGGAAAATGGCTTGGATCCCTGCACCAGCTCGTTAGCAATAATGTAGCTAACTTTTACAGCCCCATCAGCAGTATTGCACCTGTGCGTAAAAGTagactgctgtttcttcagaccagTGACCAATTTGTTTATCCTGTCTTTCCTTATTTGTCCTTTCACGTGGTCATCCTTTATATTGAGTCTCATTGTGGCGCTGAATATTAAACTCTTTGAACACTCTAACTTGCTGACGACATACCAAGCACCCTGCTTTTGCATTCACTTTTGTGAATAAATACTTCTCAGGCCATCTTTCCTGGAAAACTCTGCATGCCGTgtccacttttgttttgttttgttttgggaagGTTGTGTTGACCGATAACTTGTTTAGTAGTGGTGAATAGTGAAGCTAGATTGcccgtttatttttatttgaagacATGTTGCGAATGTTTATTTCCTGTGACTAACTCAGTGCCGCATGCTGGATGTGAGCGCTTTTACACATTTCTTGCCCTTTAGCGGCCAGAGGGAGCGTttggtttgtatttattttaaaaaatcacaacttttgaTAGAAATGAGCTAGAGACTCTTCTTTTTTCGTCATACTCAGAAATTTATGCCGGGCCGGATGCGGCCTGCGGGCTGTAAGATTGAAATGCCTGTTCTAGCACGTATGCTCAAGAttgaattctgaacttttatcTCATATTGtcatttgatctgaaacccaagtGTCTTCAATAAAGAAAGGAATTAATCTTGTTGATCAATTACTTTTGAAGGGGACTGTTTGAATGTTTTAGTTGGTCCCGTATTAGTAGGT contains the following coding sequences:
- the LOC133509363 gene encoding tRNA selenocysteine 1-associated protein 1-like isoform X2, with protein sequence MSTLWMGNLDSYMDEKFITRAFSTMGEQAVSVRIIRSKITGAPSSSSALGYCFVEMADEATAERCLRKINGKSLPGSSPPTRFKLNRATFGKQETGGCGFVQFPDERLQKRALDECQGAVGLGGKPLRLSLAANNLRNRPVQPETKTWPSNTSYTSTYDQYTQYQQQAYPGYYSSWGYDQTTAGYGYSYPQYDYSQYAQSLEMDLQDDGLEDPSAELDVVETNKRFIENSEELYDVLIDCPWRSAEFSSEQDQLIASIPDPLCY
- the LOC133509363 gene encoding tRNA selenocysteine 1-associated protein 1-like isoform X1, with the protein product MSTLWMGNLDSYMDEKFITRAFSTMGEQAVSVRIIRSKITGAPSSSSALGYCFVEMADEATAERCLRKINGKSLPGSSPPTRFKLNRATFGKQETGQMYSLFVGDLTPEVDDGMLYEFFYNRFPSCRGGKVVLDSMGNSKGCGFVQFPDERLQKRALDECQGAVGLGGKPLRLSLAANNLRNRPVQPETKTWPSNTSYTSTYDQYTQYQQQAYPGYYSSWGYDQTTAGYGYSYPQYDYSQYAQSLEMDLQDDGLEDPSAELDVVETNKRFIENSEELYDVLIDCPWRSAEFSSEQDQLIASIPDPLCY